A genomic window from Candidatus Tumulicola sp. includes:
- the mutM gene encoding bifunctional DNA-formamidopyrimidine glycosylase/DNA-(apurinic or apyrimidinic site) lyase, with protein MPELPEVETIARGLRHKVLRRRIAAIEVAWQRSIDQRGVSEQLLVGDTISDVRRLGKFVILSLGSGRSVAIHLRMTGRLIVDPPAADPHTRLTLRFEDGGVLVFSDARKFGRWRVIEGDPSRALGIGIDPFDPALSASVFAGLVRKRATPIKTWLLDQRFLSGIGNIYACEALFAARIRPRRRARSLSVSERAQLLASLRKVMRKAIQHRGSSVDDYLDAEGMPGGFQKQLAVYGRGGLPCRRCRTPIRRVVLAQRGTFYCPTCQQ; from the coding sequence ATGCCCGAACTTCCCGAAGTCGAAACCATCGCCCGTGGGCTGCGCCACAAAGTGTTGCGGCGCCGCATCGCCGCGATCGAGGTCGCGTGGCAGCGCAGCATCGACCAACGCGGCGTTTCCGAACAGCTGCTCGTCGGCGACACCATCAGCGACGTCCGGCGGCTTGGAAAGTTCGTCATCCTCAGCCTGGGAAGCGGCCGCAGCGTCGCCATCCACCTGCGCATGACGGGCAGGTTGATCGTGGATCCGCCGGCCGCAGATCCGCACACGCGCCTCACCCTCCGGTTCGAGGACGGTGGGGTGCTGGTTTTCTCGGACGCGCGCAAGTTCGGGAGATGGCGCGTCATCGAAGGCGACCCGAGCCGCGCGTTGGGCATCGGCATCGACCCGTTTGACCCGGCTTTGAGCGCGAGCGTGTTCGCCGGGCTGGTCCGCAAGCGCGCCACCCCGATCAAGACGTGGCTGCTGGACCAGCGTTTTCTCTCCGGCATCGGCAACATCTACGCCTGCGAGGCGCTGTTCGCCGCCCGCATTCGGCCGCGCCGCCGAGCTCGGAGTTTGAGCGTATCGGAGCGCGCGCAACTCCTTGCAAGCTTGCGCAAAGTCATGCGCAAAGCCATACAGCATCGGGGTTCCAGCGTGGACGACTACCTCGATGCGGAAGGAATGCCGGGCGGCTTTCAGAAGCAATTGGCAGTCTACGGGCGTGGTGGTCTGCCGTGCCGGCGCTGTCGAACGCCGATACGGCGAGTTGTTCTCGCGCAACGGGGCACGTTCTACTGCCCTACCTGCCAGCAATAA
- the coaE gene encoding dephospho-CoA kinase (Dephospho-CoA kinase (CoaE) performs the final step in coenzyme A biosynthesis.), with product MIIGLTGGIGAGKSTVAAMFAALGAAVIDTDAIAREVVEPPSPVLDAIKAEFGPGVIGPDERLLRDALGRIVFADQAKRARLNQLMHPAILKRTLKKIASYPPSAKVVVVVPLLFESGFERNCDAVVAVVADAAVRRARVAERDGLTPEDVDARMSAQLPDAEYERRATLVVRNNGDVKALNREVAAAWQRLLVVPGL from the coding sequence ATGATCATCGGTCTCACTGGCGGCATCGGCGCGGGGAAATCAACCGTCGCGGCGATGTTCGCCGCTCTCGGCGCCGCCGTCATCGATACGGATGCGATCGCGCGCGAAGTCGTCGAGCCCCCGAGCCCGGTGCTGGACGCGATCAAGGCGGAGTTCGGTCCCGGTGTGATCGGTCCGGATGAGCGCCTGCTCCGCGACGCTCTGGGCCGCATCGTTTTTGCCGACCAAGCCAAACGCGCGCGCCTCAACCAACTCATGCATCCGGCCATCCTCAAGCGCACGCTCAAGAAGATCGCGAGCTACCCTCCGTCCGCCAAGGTCGTGGTCGTCGTGCCGTTGCTCTTCGAATCCGGATTCGAGCGCAATTGCGATGCGGTCGTCGCCGTGGTGGCCGACGCAGCGGTCCGCCGGGCGCGCGTCGCCGAGCGCGACGGGCTCACGCCCGAAGACGTCGATGCGCGGATGTCGGCCCAGTTGCCTGACGCGGAATACGAACGCCGCGCCACGCTCGTGGTGCGCAACAACGGCGACGTCAAAGCGCTCAACCGCGAAGTCGCCGCCGCATGGCAACGCTTGCTTGTAGTGCCGGGGCTTTAG
- a CDS encoding S1 RNA-binding domain-containing protein, whose amino-acid sequence MTDTPAIAPTKEAEDEFALEQRLYEESLRTLDEGQVLTGVIVAKTHDELLVDIGGKSEGIVSQRELSPGMRIADLPVGGTLEVLVHRIDGDGDGAMYLSERRARALKTWEKVLEAHERNDAITATVTQVVKGGVLVDLGMRGFVPASQIRRHPVGNLEELVGKTLRLKVIDLDHKRRRVVLSQRVVLEEELNQKKQELLSTLQPGQIREGTVVRLADFGAFVDLGGVDGLIHNSELSWARIKHPSEVVQIGDKVQVEIMKFDSEARKVSLSLKHSLEDPWKNVPDSLQDGVIVPATLIKSTANYLLVEILPGVTGMVPKSEFDPAKVPAIGETLNVKVLSINAASRRINASVNKAAPQDEQTPEAATVTAQIEAPAEEAPADEAPAAEPA is encoded by the coding sequence ATGACTGACACACCTGCGATCGCGCCCACCAAGGAAGCGGAGGACGAATTCGCGCTCGAGCAGCGGCTCTATGAAGAGAGCCTGCGGACGCTCGATGAAGGCCAAGTGCTCACCGGCGTCATCGTCGCCAAGACCCACGACGAGCTGCTCGTGGACATCGGCGGCAAGTCCGAGGGCATCGTGAGCCAGCGCGAACTGTCGCCCGGCATGCGCATCGCGGATCTTCCGGTCGGAGGCACGCTCGAAGTGCTCGTCCACCGGATCGACGGCGACGGCGACGGCGCGATGTATCTTTCCGAGCGCCGCGCGCGCGCGTTGAAGACCTGGGAAAAAGTTCTGGAAGCGCACGAGCGTAACGACGCCATCACCGCCACCGTGACGCAGGTCGTCAAGGGCGGCGTGCTGGTCGATCTGGGCATGCGCGGCTTCGTGCCCGCGTCGCAGATCCGGCGCCATCCCGTCGGCAACCTCGAAGAGCTGGTCGGCAAGACGCTGCGCTTGAAAGTGATCGATCTCGATCACAAGCGCCGGCGCGTCGTGCTGTCGCAGCGCGTCGTGCTCGAGGAAGAGCTCAATCAGAAGAAGCAAGAGCTGCTCTCGACGCTGCAGCCCGGTCAGATCCGCGAGGGCACGGTGGTGCGTCTCGCCGATTTCGGTGCGTTCGTCGATCTCGGCGGCGTAGATGGTCTGATCCACAACAGCGAGCTGTCGTGGGCGCGCATCAAGCATCCGAGCGAAGTCGTGCAGATCGGCGACAAGGTGCAAGTCGAGATCATGAAGTTCGACTCGGAAGCGCGCAAGGTCAGCCTCTCGCTCAAGCACTCGCTTGAGGATCCATGGAAGAACGTGCCGGATTCGCTCCAGGACGGCGTCATCGTCCCCGCCACGCTCATCAAGTCGACCGCGAACTATCTCCTGGTGGAGATCCTTCCCGGCGTGACCGGCATGGTGCCGAAGTCGGAATTCGATCCGGCGAAAGTGCCCGCCATCGGCGAAACGCTCAACGTGAAGGTGCTGTCCATCAACGCAGCCTCGCGCCGCATCAATGCGAGCGTGAACAAGGCAGCGCCGCAGGACGAACAGACGCCGGAAGCCGCCACCGTGACGGCGCAGATCGAAGCCCCCGCAGAGGAAGCGCCCGCCGACGAAGCCCCCGCCGCCGAGCCCGCATAA